The following nucleotide sequence is from Citrus sinensis cultivar Valencia sweet orange chromosome 6, DVS_A1.0, whole genome shotgun sequence.
TCTGTTTCCCTTGtgttttttgttaattattttttggggtttttttattgtatttctGAAAAAAGTGGTTCCTTAAGATTTGGAAATGGTTTGATAACGTTTTTTGTAATTTGGGTTTGTTCTGATTTTGTGGCTAATGGGTTCTTTTTAGCACTAGGGTTTGTTGATATGGTGTGATCGGTGTTATTAATGAATAACTGTTAGGCCAGATCTACTTGCCGTGCGTATTTAGTTTTGATATACTTGTTGATTTTTGATTGGGTGATGGCTGTGTTATTTGATACTTTATATGATGCGTTAGATTTATATTGGTTTGTAATTTGGGTAACTTAATGTTGGGTGCTCTGCATATTTGTTGACCCgatattatcaattttaagCTTAATGTATCTCTTTTCTGTGCTGACTAGGTTAAATTTTTCATGCCATTTTGGTTTTACAGCTTCTATGTGAATTGCCTGATGAGTTAGCTCGAAAATAGCTGTTCTGTTGTTGAGTTGATTGATAATTATGTTCGAGGAGAACTGTTGCTGAACAAACTTTcactgtttttcttttatggtaCATTGAAATTGAGTCTTCAAAATGTTGGTTGTGTAAActtcttttgattttggtAATAACTTGTTGGCCAGATGTTCTGtttgaattgattttctaTCATCTGAATGGACAAAGTTGTGTTTGTATGCcaattgaattttgtttccttcaaagttttaatttgtccCTTCCATTCACTTGCTCTGGGGAGGTACTCATTGATATGGCTCTCATCATATTTAATGACTTCTTACTTGGTGATTCtgtattattgtaacttgCTTGAATTGGTTATAATTGTCGGCATTTGCGTtttttgatgataaaaaacTGAATtgcattggaatatgcatctGTGACCAGGTTGGTAACAGGATCATCAAGAAGAGGATTCATGTTCGTGTGGAGCATGTTCAACCTTCAAGGTGTACCGAGGAGTTCAAGctgaggaagaagaagaatgatGAGCTCAAGGCAGATGCTAAGGCAAGAGGTGAGGTCATCAGTACAAAGAGGCAGCCAAAGGGCCCTAAACCAGGTTTCATGGTGGAAGGTGCAACATTGGAAACTGTCACTCCTATTCCTTATGATGTCGTCAATGATCTTAAGGGTGGTTACTAGGTTATCTTTTTGGTATTGTTGCTGTTTTGTTACTTGTTGCAGACTTTTCTGGACATGGTCTTATTTGGATGTATTTTCATCCttattagttttgtttttGGAGAGGAACTGCAATTGCAgagatgtttatttttaatcttcattttatattagaaaCAAGAGATGTTTTCCGATGCAAAGTTGTATGCTTGTGAGAATGTGGTGTGGATAAGGGCTCAAAAGAGTGTTCAAATTATGCTTTTAAGTTTCAGCTGAGCTGGACTGCCTGCAAatctttatcattatcatcCCGCATTGTCGTCACCGTACTGTCTGATATTTGCTTCACAGAAAGCAGTAGCACATTTGGAGTTTGAATGTTGTATTTATAGTGCTTTGACAGTTATGCAAATCTTAAATGAGATCCCAAGATGAAACTAGAGTTGATGCATTTGTTCTTCTACCCTTGGTTTCTTAGAATTAGCTAAACCCACATTCTGATAAGTTCTTTTTCGTGATTCCTATTTGCCCTTTGATGCCTCaagatttttttgtgttttattcTAGTGGTGAATCTAAGTTACAAAGTGCTGCGTATTCTGTTGAGTCGACATATGTGAAGTGTGCTGGACAGAGTTGTGCGGTTCATTCTGTCTCTCGTTGGAGcaacaaatgaaaatgttttGGGGTCCGTTTTGTCATTGTTCAGGCCTCAGGTTATATCTTCTGCAATGAAAAAGGAGAATTTCTACCATCGTTGAAGAGCAGACGCAGCTTTTGCTAAACCTGTCGATGGCATTTAGATTTAACCAAGTTCGAGGGAGAATTAGGAATCACGTCAATCCAAACTGACCTAAGTGTATATATGACTATTGAGAAACATTGAATTGGTTTGAAAATTGGTTGTATAAGCCGGAAGTTTCCAAATGGCACAATTTAAGTTGCATGCTCAAAGTAAAGAATAAGTTCTTTGGTCAAGAAGCTTGTCACAAGTACTTCAAAAAGTGACTTGACACattctatcattcaatttattctttcttttagcAAGTTTTCAGCAGTGGTTGTCCCTTATATTATAGGAGTCCAGGCATCAAagaacaacttctttcatttcttacAGAGAGGAAAGTCTTGAGTCAAGAGTGGCTGAATCAGAGTTAGAATGATGAGGAAAGCTCCCATGTTCTTCCCAGttttgcttcttcttgtttcaggtgtttttttttttctctttcaaccATATAAACTGATCATTGTTTCGATTCATGCATGGtcttaaacttttattttacgTCTGTCTTTATATCTCTCTGAAGCGTGAACATTGCTACACACAATGAGTGTTGTTGAAATGAGTGAATGAATTGCTCTTAACATATTTGTATGGAATCAGACTCCAATGAtgcaaaggaaaaataaaagaaaaatcttggCTGCCACTGTAAGTATTGGCCTCCCGCTGGTTTttgtttgggggggggggttgtGGTTAGGTCCTttcaacaagtggtatcagtcAGGACCTAGTTTGAAAGGAGATGGATCACTCCACCTAATAGGCCAttattttgtgttgaataCACCAATATTTGAACAAACAATACAGAGAAAAGTATTTACAGTATTAGAATCAAAACATAGAAAGCGTCACCTACTCGCATATTCTAATTAGTTTTCCTAATTCATTTTCCAGCTTTGGCTCTCCATGATGTGGATGCAGCAAGGATTCCTGAGCACACATGCCACAAGCTAATCAATTCGAATAAATGTGAGTCGCAGAAATGCATCCAGGAATGTTCAGAACAATTCAGTGGTGTGGGAGAGTGCAAGCAGACCTTTTGTTTTTGCACTTATTACTGTAAAGATCCTCCAATgtgattacaatttttttctattttaattccCTCTTCCTCTCTTTATCTATCGTCGCTGTTAAACGAATTTTGATCTTTTGCCATTTACACAACATCAAGGGTAAGTTGCTTAAATCGTGCTA
It contains:
- the LOC102615982 gene encoding 60S ribosomal protein L21-2; amino-acid sequence: MPAGHGLRSRTRDLFARPFRKKGYIPLSTYLRTYKIGDYVDVKVNGAVHKGMPHKFYHGRTGRVWNVTKRAIGVEINKQVGNRIIKKRIHVRVEHVQPSRCTEEFKLRKKKNDELKADAKARGEVISTKRQPKGPKPGFMVEGATLETVTPIPYDVVNDLKGGY